One Actinosynnema pretiosum DNA segment encodes these proteins:
- a CDS encoding beta-ketoacyl-[acyl-carrier-protein] synthase family protein yields MTADIDVVVTGLGATTPLGGDVASTWEGMLTGRSGVSAMVGGFVEQYDLPVRITARLAVEPTEVLPRVEARRLDRCEQAALVAARQAWADAGHDDDSVDKERLGVIIGTGIGGARTLLEQDDLIEEHGLRKVSPLSVPMLMPNGPAAYVGLDLKARAGVHAPVSACASGAESLAWAWRMIKTGEADVVVAGGTEACITAVTMAGFIQARTMSSRNDDPARASRPFDANRDGFVLGEGAGVVVLERADFARARGAKIYGRLAGVGLSSDGHHITAADPEGLGQSRAISAALRTSGVAASDIAHVNCHATSTPVGDVIEPQAVRRSVGDHVLLTAPKGHHGHLLGASGAVEAITTVLSLRDGVIPPTLNLVDQDPKVDLEVVTGEPRKIDQIAAVNNSFGFGGHNASLVFTTV; encoded by the coding sequence ATGACCGCTGACATCGACGTCGTCGTCACCGGGCTGGGTGCCACCACCCCGCTCGGTGGCGACGTCGCCTCCACCTGGGAGGGGATGCTCACCGGCCGCAGCGGCGTGTCCGCGATGGTCGGCGGCTTCGTTGAGCAGTACGACCTGCCGGTACGGATCACCGCCCGGCTCGCGGTCGAGCCGACCGAGGTGCTGCCCAGGGTCGAGGCCCGCAGGCTGGACCGCTGCGAGCAGGCGGCGCTGGTGGCCGCCCGGCAGGCGTGGGCGGACGCCGGTCACGACGACGACAGCGTCGACAAGGAGCGCCTCGGGGTCATCATCGGCACCGGCATCGGCGGCGCCCGGACCCTGCTGGAGCAGGACGACCTGATCGAGGAGCACGGGCTGCGGAAGGTCTCGCCGCTGTCCGTGCCGATGCTGATGCCGAACGGCCCGGCCGCCTACGTGGGGCTGGACCTGAAGGCCAGGGCCGGGGTGCACGCCCCGGTGTCCGCGTGCGCGTCGGGCGCGGAGTCGCTGGCCTGGGCCTGGCGGATGATCAAGACCGGTGAGGCGGACGTGGTCGTCGCGGGCGGCACCGAGGCCTGCATCACCGCGGTCACCATGGCCGGGTTCATCCAGGCCAGGACCATGAGCAGCCGCAACGACGACCCCGCTCGGGCCTCCCGGCCGTTCGACGCGAACCGGGACGGCTTCGTGCTCGGCGAGGGCGCGGGCGTCGTGGTGCTGGAGCGCGCGGACTTCGCCAGGGCTCGCGGCGCGAAGATCTACGGCCGCCTGGCGGGCGTGGGGCTCAGCTCGGACGGGCACCACATCACGGCGGCCGACCCCGAGGGCCTCGGGCAGAGCCGGGCGATCTCGGCGGCGCTGCGCACCTCGGGCGTGGCCGCGTCCGACATCGCGCACGTGAACTGCCACGCGACGTCCACCCCGGTGGGCGACGTGATCGAGCCGCAGGCGGTGCGCAGGTCCGTGGGCGACCACGTGCTGCTGACCGCCCCGAAGGGCCACCACGGGCACCTGCTGGGCGCGTCGGGCGCGGTGGAGGCCATCACGACCGTGCTGTCGCTGCGCGACGGCGTGATCCCGCCGACCCTGAACCTGGTGGACCAGGACCCGAAGGTGGATCTGGAGGTCGTGACCGGCGAGCCGCGCAAGATCGACCAGATCGCCGCGGTGAACAACTCGTTCGGGTTCGGCGGGCACAACGCCTCGCTGGTCTTCACCACGGTCTGA
- a CDS encoding ATP-binding cassette domain-containing protein: MRSYLAALAGQRRGVLVLLVWSLVEGVPALLSGRLVALAVDRGFAVGDLGAGVLWLLGFAAVAVAGAVGRRQVYRGLGVVVEPLRDALVTEVVRGVLHGGRSHRRTPDAGAVARITRHVEVVRDATAGLLVQARGLLVTTVAALVGLATVVDGLAWAVVLPVLVSLVLFAALLPSLARGQRALVLAEEDTAENSGAVLLGVRDVVACGAGDEALGGIARRVDAQAGASVRLARSAALRGVVIGLGGFAPVVLLVLLAPGSGLSAGGLLGAVVYLGTSVRPALSGLADVATTVLLRLVVALRRLAETAPVAVGGGDLEPAGADVVLRGVTFGWGERAEPVVRDLDLALAPGDHLAVVGPSGIGKSTLAGLVTGLVAPRAGRVLLGGVPVHLVRPEVRRERVALVPQETYLFAGTVRENLALLAPDADDAALLRSVEAVGAGAVVRRLGGLDGEVAAGGASGLSAGEAQLLAVARVHACPADVVLLDEATSSLDPAAEAVVERAFAARGGVLVVIAHRLSSALRADRVLVMDGGPALLGGHAELVAASPAYANLMAAWEGPRAVAG; this comes from the coding sequence ATGAGGTCCTACCTGGCCGCGTTGGCCGGTCAGCGGCGCGGGGTGCTGGTGCTGCTGGTGTGGTCGCTCGTCGAGGGCGTGCCCGCGCTGCTGTCCGGGCGGCTGGTCGCGCTGGCCGTCGACCGGGGGTTCGCGGTCGGGGACCTGGGGGCCGGGGTGCTGTGGCTGCTGGGGTTCGCGGCCGTCGCGGTGGCGGGCGCGGTCGGGCGGCGGCAGGTGTACCGGGGGCTCGGGGTGGTGGTCGAGCCGTTGCGGGACGCGCTGGTCACCGAGGTGGTGCGCGGGGTGCTGCACGGCGGGCGCTCGCACCGGCGGACGCCGGACGCGGGCGCGGTCGCCCGGATCACCCGGCACGTCGAGGTCGTGCGGGACGCCACCGCCGGGCTGCTGGTGCAGGCGCGCGGGTTGTTGGTGACCACGGTCGCCGCGCTGGTCGGGCTGGCCACGGTGGTCGACGGGCTGGCGTGGGCGGTGGTGCTGCCGGTGCTGGTGTCGCTGGTGCTGTTCGCGGCGCTGCTGCCGTCGCTGGCGCGCGGGCAGCGGGCGCTCGTGCTGGCCGAGGAGGACACCGCCGAGAACTCCGGCGCGGTGCTGCTCGGGGTGCGGGACGTGGTGGCGTGCGGCGCCGGGGACGAGGCGCTGGGCGGGATCGCGCGGCGGGTCGACGCGCAGGCGGGCGCCTCGGTGCGGCTCGCCCGGTCGGCGGCGCTGCGCGGGGTGGTGATCGGGCTCGGCGGGTTCGCGCCAGTGGTGCTGCTGGTGCTGCTCGCGCCGGGCAGCGGGCTGTCGGCGGGCGGGCTGCTCGGGGCCGTGGTGTACCTGGGGACCAGCGTGCGGCCCGCGCTGTCCGGGCTGGCCGACGTGGCCACGACCGTGCTGCTGCGCCTGGTGGTGGCGCTGCGCAGGCTCGCCGAGACCGCGCCCGTCGCGGTCGGCGGCGGCGACCTGGAACCGGCGGGCGCGGACGTGGTGCTGCGCGGGGTGACGTTCGGCTGGGGCGAGCGGGCCGAACCGGTGGTGCGGGACCTGGACCTGGCGCTCGCGCCCGGCGACCACCTGGCGGTGGTGGGGCCCAGCGGCATCGGGAAGTCCACGCTCGCCGGGCTGGTGACCGGGCTGGTCGCGCCGCGCGCGGGCCGGGTGCTGCTGGGCGGGGTCCCGGTGCACCTGGTGCGGCCGGAGGTGCGGCGGGAGCGGGTCGCGCTGGTGCCGCAGGAGACCTACCTGTTCGCCGGGACCGTGCGGGAGAACCTGGCGCTGCTCGCCCCGGACGCGGACGACGCCGCGCTGCTGCGGTCGGTGGAGGCGGTCGGGGCCGGGGCTGTGGTGCGGCGGCTCGGCGGGCTGGACGGGGAGGTCGCGGCGGGCGGGGCGTCGGGGCTGTCCGCCGGGGAGGCGCAGCTGCTCGCGGTGGCGCGGGTGCACGCGTGCCCGGCGGACGTGGTGCTGCTGGACGAGGCCACCTCCAGCCTGGACCCGGCGGCGGAGGCCGTGGTGGAGCGGGCCTTCGCGGCGCGCGGCGGGGTGCTGGTGGTGATCGCGCACCGGCTGTCGTCGGCGCTGCGGGCGGACCGGGTGCTGGTGATGGACGGCGGACCGGCGCTGCTGGGCGGGCACGCGGAGCTGGTGGCCGCCTCACCGGCCTACGCGAACCTGATGGCCGCCTGGGAGGGCCCGAGGGCCGTCGCGGGCTGA
- a CDS encoding ATP-binding cassette domain-containing protein, translating to MGLLRTVVRRDPRWVLLAVNALVATAAGLLLPAALAGAVDGALSGGVPVVALALLVGLTAVELIGDAVGVVLAASLTARATAWLRNSVARRLVDLGHPAPFAAGDAVSRLTGDAAIAGGTAVLLVGLGVSAATAAGAVTALALLDWRLAVVFLVSVPVGLRLVRSHLRLTERDVTAYQRVSGELSARLLDAVVGLRTIAAAGRAEQEARRVLRPLPELGVAGAGMWRTQARMVWRAGLLLPAVEFAVLVAAGFGVVAGRLTAGQVLAALGYAALGMAVVGQATALTALQRARASAARLTEVLEAGAARGGAAADRVADGGTVSGGTPAGVAAAAGTAGGGAVAGERSWAGTAGGAAAAAGTSAGEVVAGEVVAGGAVPTAVAGRTAVAEVVAGGGAVAEVAAGTVELRGVSAGVLRGVDLVVEPGSRVAVVGRSGAGKSALARVVAGLTAPESGRVLRGGAAACAFERPALLGETVGAAVAYGTAASPERVERACRAAQVHDVVVRLPLGYATPLADTPLSGGEAQRLGLARAVVRDPEVLVLDDATASLDTVTEATVENALETALPGRTRIVVTHRAATAARADSVVWLEDGRVRGTGDHGRLWLDPDYRAVFG from the coding sequence ATGGGGCTGCTGCGCACGGTGGTGCGGCGTGACCCCAGGTGGGTGCTGCTGGCGGTGAACGCGCTGGTGGCGACGGCAGCCGGGCTGCTGCTCCCGGCGGCGCTGGCCGGGGCGGTCGACGGCGCGCTGTCCGGCGGGGTCCCGGTGGTGGCGCTGGCGCTGCTGGTCGGGCTGACGGCGGTGGAGCTGATCGGGGACGCGGTCGGCGTGGTGCTGGCGGCGTCGCTGACCGCGCGGGCGACGGCCTGGTTGCGCAACTCGGTGGCGCGGCGGCTGGTCGACCTGGGGCACCCGGCGCCGTTCGCGGCCGGGGACGCGGTGAGCAGGCTGACCGGGGACGCGGCGATCGCGGGCGGCACGGCGGTGCTGCTGGTGGGCCTGGGGGTGTCGGCGGCCACGGCGGCAGGCGCGGTGACCGCGCTGGCGCTGCTGGACTGGCGGCTGGCGGTGGTGTTCCTGGTGAGCGTGCCGGTGGGGCTGCGGTTGGTGCGCTCGCACCTGCGGCTCACCGAGCGGGACGTGACCGCGTACCAGCGGGTGTCGGGCGAGCTGTCGGCGCGGCTGCTGGACGCGGTGGTGGGGCTGCGCACGATCGCGGCGGCCGGGCGGGCGGAGCAGGAGGCGCGGCGGGTGCTGCGGCCGCTGCCCGAGCTGGGGGTCGCCGGGGCGGGGATGTGGCGGACGCAGGCGCGGATGGTGTGGCGGGCCGGGTTGCTGCTGCCCGCGGTGGAGTTCGCGGTGCTGGTGGCGGCGGGGTTCGGCGTGGTGGCGGGGCGGTTGACGGCGGGGCAGGTGCTGGCGGCGCTGGGGTACGCGGCGCTGGGGATGGCGGTGGTCGGGCAGGCGACGGCGCTGACGGCGCTGCAGCGGGCTCGGGCGAGCGCGGCGCGGTTGACGGAGGTGCTGGAGGCGGGCGCGGCGCGCGGTGGGGCGGCTGCGGACCGGGTGGCTGACGGCGGGACGGTGTCGGGCGGGACACCTGCGGGTGTCGCGGCTGCGGCCGGGACGGCGGGCGGCGGGGCGGTTGCGGGCGAGAGGTCTTGGGCCGGGACGGCGGGCGGCGCGGCGGCTGCGGCCGGGACGTCGGCGGGCGAAGTGGTTGCGGGCGAAGTGGTTGCGGGTGGAGCGGTTCCGACCGCGGTGGCCGGGCGCACTGCGGTCGCCGAGGTGGTGGCGGGCGGCGGTGCGGTCGCCGAGGTCGCGGCCGGGACCGTGGAGCTGCGCGGGGTGTCGGCCGGGGTGCTGCGCGGGGTGGACCTGGTGGTGGAGCCCGGATCGCGGGTGGCGGTGGTCGGGCGGTCGGGCGCCGGGAAGTCCGCGCTGGCGCGGGTGGTCGCCGGGTTGACCGCGCCGGAGTCCGGGCGGGTGCTGCGCGGTGGCGCGGCGGCCTGCGCGTTCGAGCGCCCCGCGCTGCTGGGCGAGACCGTGGGCGCGGCGGTGGCCTACGGGACGGCGGCGTCCCCGGAGCGGGTCGAGCGCGCCTGCCGGGCCGCGCAGGTGCACGACGTGGTGGTGCGCCTCCCCCTCGGCTACGCGACGCCGCTCGCCGACACCCCCCTGTCCGGCGGCGAGGCGCAGCGGCTCGGGCTGGCGCGCGCGGTGGTGCGCGACCCCGAGGTGCTGGTGCTGGACGACGCGACCGCGAGCCTGGACACCGTCACCGAGGCCACCGTGGAGAACGCGCTGGAGACGGCCCTGCCCGGCCGCACCCGGATCGTGGTGACGCACCGCGCGGCGACGGCGGCCCGCGCGGACTCGGTGGTGTGGCTGGAGGACGGGCGGGTGCGCGGGACCGGCGACCACGGGCGGCTGTGGCTCGACCCGGACTACCGGGCGGTGTTCGGGTGA
- the lanKC gene encoding class III lanthionine synthetase LanKC yields MDLRYEAYCFADRLFYDVQSPVETAQDDFSRVLPAVDGGWVQVEKNIWRHLHPKGVRLPKQGWKVHVSATVLNAAEVLLKSCTYLLGKRIPFKYLRTRSIVLARNSKYAPREASGKLITIYPADEAQLETVLSELSELLRGQPGPYVLSDLRYGAGPLFVRYGGFVEQWIERDGKRVLAIEGPDGALVPDQRKPTFATPEWVPLPACLEPHLAARGAGDADSFPYRVLRSLHFSNGGGVYLARRKSDDAELVLKEARPHAGLDRENTDAVARLDREHTILTRLAGVPGIPAAHDRFGAWEHEFFSMDLVRGIPLGQWLGRHYPLTHSEVDEAKVAEYAERAVRLVGQVERILDAVHERGVVFGDLHPLNVLVDADDDGNDSVSLIDFELASGIEEDRRPTLGAPGFQAPPDRRGFEVDEHALAALRLYVFLPLNAVVELSPAKLRSHVDFVRRRFALPEEYCAAIERGLTSVAPAPTPLDEPEPDWSVVRKSIAAAILSSATPDRTDRLFPGDVEQFEVGGACFAYGAAGVLHALDAAGQGRFPEHERWLVESVRREPPKEAGFFTGAHGVIHVLDRFGHGELAAKLVEDYRPLVATTSDHGLGAGLSGIGLNLLHLAERWDEPAHAEQAVELGERLAVALEAAPPPGDKARAGLLHGWSGPALLFTRLHQRTGEPRWLELAERALDRDLAECMTALDGSTQVRDGNFRTLPYVDVGSAGIALALNELVRVAPGTRLAGRLSELVGSCTGEFVIHPALTLGRAGLLATLAHSGGPREAVDRHLAALAWHAIPHGEGTAFPGIQLRRLSMDLATGAAGVLLAIACAVDGVPVLPFLTSPDPTGSVVSPRD; encoded by the coding sequence GTGGATCTCCGGTACGAGGCGTACTGCTTCGCCGACCGCCTCTTCTACGACGTGCAGAGCCCCGTGGAAACGGCCCAGGACGATTTCTCCCGCGTCCTCCCGGCGGTGGACGGGGGGTGGGTGCAGGTCGAGAAGAACATCTGGCGGCACCTGCACCCGAAGGGCGTCCGGCTGCCGAAGCAGGGCTGGAAGGTGCACGTCTCGGCGACCGTGCTCAACGCCGCCGAGGTGCTGCTGAAGTCCTGCACCTACCTGCTCGGGAAGCGCATCCCGTTCAAGTACCTGCGCACCCGGTCGATCGTGCTGGCCCGCAACTCCAAGTACGCCCCCCGCGAGGCCAGCGGCAAGCTCATCACGATCTACCCGGCCGACGAGGCGCAGCTGGAGACCGTGCTGTCCGAGCTGTCGGAGCTGCTGCGCGGCCAGCCGGGGCCCTACGTCCTGAGCGACCTGCGCTACGGCGCCGGACCGCTGTTCGTGCGGTACGGCGGGTTCGTCGAGCAGTGGATCGAGCGCGACGGCAAGCGCGTGCTGGCCATCGAGGGCCCCGACGGGGCCCTGGTGCCGGACCAGCGCAAGCCCACGTTCGCCACGCCCGAGTGGGTGCCGCTCCCGGCCTGCCTGGAGCCGCACCTGGCGGCGCGGGGCGCCGGTGACGCCGACTCGTTCCCGTACCGGGTGCTGCGGTCGCTGCACTTCTCCAACGGCGGCGGCGTCTACCTGGCGCGGCGCAAGTCCGACGACGCCGAGCTGGTGCTCAAGGAGGCCCGCCCGCACGCCGGGCTGGACCGGGAGAACACCGACGCGGTGGCCAGGCTCGACCGCGAGCACACGATCCTCACCAGGCTCGCGGGCGTGCCGGGCATCCCCGCCGCGCACGACCGGTTCGGCGCCTGGGAGCACGAGTTCTTCTCGATGGACCTGGTGCGCGGCATCCCGCTCGGCCAGTGGCTCGGCCGCCACTACCCGCTGACGCACAGCGAGGTGGACGAGGCGAAGGTCGCCGAGTACGCGGAGCGGGCGGTGCGGCTGGTCGGCCAGGTCGAGCGCATCCTGGACGCGGTGCACGAGCGGGGTGTCGTCTTCGGCGACCTGCACCCGCTGAACGTGCTGGTCGACGCGGACGACGACGGGAACGACTCCGTCTCGCTGATCGACTTCGAGCTGGCGTCCGGCATCGAGGAGGACCGCAGGCCCACGCTGGGCGCGCCGGGCTTCCAGGCCCCGCCGGACCGCCGGGGGTTCGAGGTGGACGAGCACGCGCTGGCCGCGCTGCGGCTGTACGTGTTCCTGCCGCTGAACGCGGTGGTGGAGCTGTCACCGGCGAAGCTGCGCTCGCACGTGGACTTCGTGCGCCGCCGGTTCGCCCTGCCGGAGGAGTACTGCGCGGCGATCGAGCGCGGCCTCACCTCGGTGGCGCCCGCGCCGACCCCGCTGGACGAGCCGGAGCCGGACTGGTCGGTGGTGCGCAAGTCCATCGCCGCCGCGATCCTGTCCAGCGCCACGCCCGACCGCACCGACCGGCTGTTCCCCGGTGACGTCGAGCAGTTCGAGGTCGGCGGGGCGTGCTTCGCCTACGGCGCGGCGGGCGTGCTGCACGCCCTGGACGCGGCGGGGCAGGGCCGGTTCCCCGAGCACGAGCGGTGGCTGGTCGAGTCGGTGCGGCGGGAGCCGCCGAAGGAGGCCGGGTTCTTCACCGGCGCCCACGGCGTGATCCACGTGCTGGACCGCTTCGGCCACGGGGAGCTGGCCGCGAAGCTGGTCGAGGACTACCGGCCGCTCGTGGCGACCACCTCGGACCACGGGCTCGGCGCCGGCCTGTCCGGGATCGGGCTGAACCTGCTGCACCTGGCGGAGCGGTGGGACGAGCCCGCGCACGCCGAGCAGGCCGTCGAGCTGGGCGAGCGGCTCGCGGTGGCGCTGGAGGCCGCGCCGCCGCCCGGCGACAAGGCCAGGGCGGGCCTGCTGCACGGCTGGTCCGGCCCGGCGCTGCTGTTCACCAGGCTGCACCAGCGCACCGGGGAGCCCCGGTGGCTGGAGCTGGCCGAGCGGGCGCTGGACCGCGACCTCGCCGAGTGCATGACCGCGCTCGACGGCTCGACCCAGGTCCGCGACGGGAACTTCCGGACCCTGCCGTACGTGGACGTCGGCAGCGCGGGCATCGCCCTGGCGCTGAACGAGCTGGTCCGCGTCGCGCCGGGGACCCGGCTGGCCGGGCGGTTGTCCGAGCTCGTCGGCTCGTGCACCGGCGAGTTCGTGATCCACCCGGCGCTCACCCTGGGCAGGGCGGGCCTGCTGGCCACCCTCGCCCACTCGGGCGGGCCGCGGGAGGCCGTCGACCGGCACCTCGCGGCGCTCGCCTGGCACGCGATCCCCCACGGGGAGGGCACGGCCTTCCCCGGAATCCAGTTGCGAAGGCTCTCGATGGACCTGGCCACCGGCGCGGCGGGCGTGCTGCTCGCGATCGCCTGCGCCGTGGACGGCGTCCCCGTGCTGCCGTTCCTCACCAGCCCCGACCCGACCGGGTCGGTCGTTTCACCCCGAGATTAG
- a CDS encoding SapB/AmfS family lanthipeptide, with amino-acid sequence MEFILDLQELDVPEAQSQAMASGGGGGGSTTASNASLLLPCSHSTVSLLAC; translated from the coding sequence ATGGAGTTCATCCTCGACCTGCAGGAGCTCGACGTCCCCGAGGCCCAGTCCCAGGCGATGGCGAGCGGTGGCGGTGGCGGCGGCAGCACGACCGCGTCGAACGCCAGCCTGCTGCTGCCCTGCAGCCACTCGACCGTGAGCCTGCTCGCCTGCTGA
- a CDS encoding DUF3145 domain-containing protein codes for MSTRGSTSGVVYVHSSPSAVCPHVEWALSGALGDRVDLKWTAQPAAPGQLRAECAWTGDAGTGARLASALRAWPMLRFEVTEDPSPGVDGVRYCFAPILGLWQARTSANGDIVVSEDQLRSLAARSRGGESFAHNVDELLGAAWDDALEPFRRAGDGAPVTWLHRVG; via the coding sequence GTGAGCACCCGTGGCAGCACCAGTGGCGTGGTCTACGTCCACTCGTCGCCGTCCGCGGTCTGTCCGCACGTCGAGTGGGCTCTCTCTGGCGCACTCGGCGATCGGGTGGACCTCAAGTGGACTGCGCAACCCGCGGCGCCGGGGCAACTGCGCGCCGAGTGCGCCTGGACCGGGGACGCCGGCACAGGCGCCAGACTCGCGTCCGCGCTGCGCGCGTGGCCGATGCTCAGGTTCGAGGTGACCGAGGACCCGAGTCCCGGAGTCGACGGGGTCCGCTACTGCTTCGCGCCGATCCTCGGCCTGTGGCAGGCGCGGACCAGCGCGAACGGGGACATCGTGGTCTCGGAGGACCAGCTCAGGTCGCTGGCCGCCCGCAGCCGGGGCGGGGAGTCGTTCGCGCACAACGTGGACGAGCTGCTCGGCGCGGCGTGGGACGACGCGCTGGAGCCGTTCCGCAGGGCTGGTGACGGCGCCCCCGTGACCTGGCTGCACCGAGTCGGCTGA
- a CDS encoding beta-ketoacyl-ACP synthase III — protein MTAFTTTTQVSGTRISGLGSSQPDTVVSNHDLAQYMDTSDEWIRDRVGIVNRRFAGPDLSLADMAVDAGSKAVADAGLSPTDIGAVIVATCTMPSPIPNAAAQVADRIGVKAAPAFDVNAACAGFCYALAAASDMVRAGSANHVLVIGAEKLTDWVRKDDRSNAIIFADGAGAAVVSATDEPAIGPVVWGSAGDMSNLIEIPDRDSFIHQEGQSVFRWATTRIAPIALRAVEAAGLTAADVDALVPHQANLRIVEAIAKKLRSSGAREDLVVARDIVESGNTSSASIPLAIDHMRASGEIKSGDVLLLIGFGAGLSYAGQLVRCP, from the coding sequence GTGACCGCGTTCACCACCACCACGCAGGTCAGCGGCACCCGGATCAGCGGCCTCGGCAGCTCCCAGCCGGACACCGTGGTCTCGAACCACGACCTGGCGCAGTACATGGACACCTCGGACGAGTGGATCCGGGACCGCGTCGGCATCGTGAACCGCCGCTTCGCGGGCCCCGACCTCTCGCTCGCGGACATGGCCGTGGACGCGGGCTCGAAGGCCGTCGCGGACGCGGGCCTGTCCCCGACCGACATCGGCGCCGTGATCGTGGCGACCTGCACCATGCCCTCGCCGATCCCGAACGCGGCGGCGCAGGTCGCCGACCGCATCGGCGTGAAGGCCGCGCCCGCGTTCGACGTGAACGCCGCGTGCGCGGGCTTCTGCTACGCCCTGGCAGCCGCCTCGGACATGGTGCGCGCGGGCAGCGCCAACCACGTCCTGGTGATCGGCGCGGAGAAGCTCACCGACTGGGTGCGCAAGGACGACCGCTCGAACGCGATCATCTTCGCGGACGGCGCGGGCGCCGCGGTCGTGTCCGCGACCGACGAGCCCGCCATCGGCCCGGTGGTGTGGGGCAGCGCGGGCGACATGTCGAACCTGATCGAGATCCCGGACCGGGACTCGTTCATCCACCAGGAGGGCCAGTCGGTGTTCCGCTGGGCCACCACGCGGATCGCGCCGATCGCGCTGCGCGCCGTGGAGGCCGCGGGGCTGACCGCCGCCGACGTGGACGCGCTGGTGCCGCACCAGGCGAACCTGCGGATCGTCGAGGCCATCGCGAAGAAGCTGCGCTCCAGCGGCGCGCGCGAGGACCTGGTCGTGGCGCGGGACATCGTCGAGTCGGGCAACACCTCGTCGGCGTCGATCCCGCTGGCGATCGACCACATGCGGGCGTCGGGCGAGATCAAGAGCGGCGACGTGCTGCTGCTGATCGGCTTCGGCGCGGGCCTGTCCTACGCGGGGCAGCTCGTCCGCTGCCCCTGA
- a CDS encoding ACP S-malonyltransferase, producing the protein MFSEPVIALLAPGQGSQTPGMLTPWLDAGGARERIGAWSELTGLDLLRLGTEADAEEIKDTAVTQPLVVALALLAFERLTREVELPADTIIAGHSVGELAAAAMAGALSADDAVLLASVRGAEMAAACALAPTGMAAVLGGEQAEVLARLDELGLVGANRNGAGQVVAAGPLDALEKLVAEPPGRAKVRALQVAGAFHTDHMKQAEDALRVRAQDVLVRDPELPLLSNADGAVVTEGPEVLLRLISQVTRPVRWDACQATLAERGVGAVVELPPAGALTGLAKRELKGTPTLALKTPDQVAAVAELLEAAK; encoded by the coding sequence GACAGGGGTCCCAGACACCCGGAATGCTCACCCCCTGGCTGGATGCCGGGGGCGCCCGTGAGCGGATCGGGGCGTGGTCCGAGCTGACCGGTCTGGACCTGCTGCGGTTGGGCACCGAGGCGGACGCCGAGGAGATCAAGGACACCGCGGTCACCCAGCCGCTGGTCGTGGCACTCGCGCTGCTGGCGTTCGAGCGGCTGACCCGCGAGGTCGAGCTGCCCGCCGACACGATCATCGCCGGGCACTCCGTCGGCGAGCTGGCCGCCGCCGCGATGGCGGGCGCGCTCAGCGCCGACGACGCCGTGCTGCTGGCCTCGGTGCGCGGCGCCGAGATGGCCGCCGCGTGCGCGCTGGCCCCGACCGGCATGGCCGCGGTGCTCGGCGGCGAGCAGGCCGAGGTGCTGGCGCGGCTGGACGAGCTGGGCCTGGTGGGCGCGAACCGCAACGGCGCGGGCCAGGTCGTGGCCGCGGGCCCGCTGGACGCGCTGGAGAAGCTCGTCGCCGAGCCGCCCGGCCGGGCGAAGGTGCGGGCCCTGCAGGTGGCGGGCGCGTTCCACACCGACCACATGAAGCAGGCCGAGGACGCGCTGCGCGTCCGCGCCCAGGACGTCCTCGTGCGGGACCCGGAGCTGCCGCTGCTGTCCAACGCGGACGGCGCGGTCGTCACCGAGGGCCCCGAGGTGCTCCTGCGGCTGATCTCCCAGGTGACCCGCCCCGTGCGGTGGGACGCCTGCCAGGCAACCCTCGCCGAGCGGGGCGTCGGCGCGGTGGTGGAACTGCCGCCCGCGGGCGCGCTGACCGGCCTGGCCAAGCGCGAGCTGAAGGGCACCCCCACGTTGGCCTTGAAGACACCCGACCAGGTCGCCGCGGTGGCCGAGCTCCTGGAGGCCGCGAAGTGA
- a CDS encoding acyl carrier protein, whose protein sequence is MSNEDIQKGLAEIVEEVAGVTAAEVTPDKSFVDDLDIDSLSMVEIAVQAEDRFGVKIPDDQLANLKTVGDAVEYITSKA, encoded by the coding sequence GTGAGCAACGAGGACATCCAGAAGGGTCTCGCCGAGATCGTCGAGGAGGTCGCGGGCGTCACGGCCGCCGAGGTGACCCCCGACAAGTCCTTCGTGGACGACCTGGACATCGACTCGCTGTCCATGGTGGAGATCGCCGTCCAGGCCGAGGACCGCTTCGGCGTCAAGATCCCGGACGACCAGCTGGCCAACCTCAAGACCGTCGGTGACGCGGTTGAGTACATCACCAGCAAGGCATGA